Proteins found in one Engraulis encrasicolus isolate BLACKSEA-1 unplaced genomic scaffold, IST_EnEncr_1.0 scaffold_27_np1212, whole genome shotgun sequence genomic segment:
- the LOC134442990 gene encoding UDP-glucuronosyltransferase 2A1-like, with the protein MLSHLLLVLVALSVFLSVSTGGKVLVFPVDGSHWVNMKVIIEELHSRGHDITVVRSSNSWHIKAESPLYTSLTVPMGQPDNDEVDDLASALLNIRMKGRSDSTESEMMNLVMERFSVYTKDICTMVTKMFEDESLMRSLRDAKYDLVLTDPAFGGGVFLAHRLRLPLVLNVRWTVRGEAHLAIAPSPLSYVPFPGAELTDKMTFFQRLYNVMVYVFSQNYFSGINEPHYTDLTKRFFGPDVTDYFSLFQDADIWLMRNDFTFEFPRPTMPNVVYMGGFQCKPAKQLPVDLEEFVQSSGDDGVIIMSLGTLFAKLPNYVTEEIAAGFAQLPQKVIWRHQGPKPSTLGNNTLLVDWMPQNDLLGHPKTKVFVAHGGTNGVQEAIYHGVPILGLPLVFDQPDNLSRMVVRGTAKVVDIATVDRAAFLEALKEVLYEPSYRENMQQLSRIHHDQPMKPLDRAVFWIEFVMRNGGAPHLRTQSFRMPWIVYHSVDVMVTLMTALLLLLLILFLITKKCLSVLVKKKVKSV; encoded by the coding sequence ATGCTCAGCCATCTGCTGCTGGTCCTGGTGgcactgtctgtcttcctgtctgtgtcCACTGGAGGCAAAGTTCTGGTCTTTCCTGTGGATGGCAGCCACTGGGTGAACATGAAGGTCATCATTGAGGAGCTGCACTCCCGAGGGCATGACATCACCGTAGTGCGAAGTTCAAACAGTTGGCACATTAAAGCAGAGtctcctctctacacctctctcaccGTCCCAATGGGCCAGCCTGATAACGACGAGGTGGACGACCTGGCATCAGCACTTTTGAACATACGCATGAAAGGCAGGTCTGATTCCACTGAGTCAGAAATGATGAATTTGGTAATGGAGCGGTTCTCGGTATACACCAAGGACATTTGCACAATGGTGACTAAGATGTTTGAAGACGAGAGTCTAATGAGGTCACTCCGGGATGCAAAATACGACCTGGTCCTGACGGATCCTGCTTTCGGAGGCGGGGTGTTCCTCGCACACCGGCTTCGTCTGCCGCTGGTGCTGAATGTGAGATGGACTGTGCGTGGAGAGGCTCACCTCGCCATTGCCCCGTCCCCTCTCTCCTACGTCCCCTTCCCAGGGGCTGAGCTGACGGACAAGATGACGTTCTTCCAAAGACTGTACAACGTCATGGTTTACGTGTTCAGTCAGAACTATTTCAGTGGAATAAATGAGCCGCACTACACCGATCTCACCAAACGCTTCTTTGGTCCTGACGTCACCGATTACTTCTCCCTGTTCCAGGACGCAGACATCTGGCTAATGAGGAACGACTTCACCTTCGAGTTTCCACGGCCGACTATGCCCAACGTGGTGTACATGGGCGGGTTTCAGTGCAAGCCCGCTAAGCAACTTCCTGTTGACCTGGAAGAGTTTGTACAAAGTTCAGGGGACGATGGGGTCATCATCATGTCCTTGGGGACGTTGTTTGCTAAGCTCCCAAATTACGTCACAGAGGAGATAGCTGCCGGTTTCGCGCAGCTTCCCCAAAAGGTCATTTGGAGACACCAAGGGCCCAAACCGTCCACTCTTGGCAACAATACCTTACTGGTGGACTGGATGCCCCAAAACGACCTACTGGGCCACCCAAAGACCAAAGTGTTTGTGGCACACGGAGGCACCAATGGTGTCCAAGAGGCCATCTATCACGGTGTTCCCATACTGGGCTTGCCTTTGGTGTTTGATCAACCTGATAACCTCTCCAGAATGGTCGTGAGAGGAACGGCAAAGGTGGTGGACATTGCCACCGTGGACAGAGCCGCGTTTCTGGAGGCACTAAAGGAGGTGCTGTATGAACCGTCCTACAGGGAGAACATGCAGCAGCTCTCCAGGATCCACCATGACCAGCCCATGAAGCCTCTGGACCGCGCAGTCTTCTGGATCGAGTTTGTGATGCGGAACGGAGGCGCCCCTCACCTTCGCACACAGTCCTTCAGGATGCCCTGGATTGTTTACCATTCTGTAGACGTCATGGTAACACTGATGACTGCTTTGCTCCTCCTTCTGCTGATTCTGTTCCTGATCACCAAGAAATGCCTCTCGGTCTTAGTTAAGAAGAAAGTGAAATCTGTATAA
- the xcr1b.3 gene encoding chemokine XC receptor 1, whose protein sequence is MEESNQTLLSADSYENLSYYYYYGDPILLEEHAQDRFHRLFPTVCYGLIFCVSLAGNGFLMWILMKQEDLRRTSSQLLLHLTVSDLLFTLPLPLWAAYLNGSLVMSEAVCVLLNGTYSLGLYSYMTFLTAMTVHRYWAVIHAVSASTFRPNVYLLSGGLWVFCLAFAVAEMVFSETVVNDDDSAECIQTYGSYMPEYLVYYMQILVFFLLPFTIITFCYGRMWFRIQRCRMAQKRQAVKLILLIVVGFFICWAPYNIFLLIYSLSLHGLIHEVDQHNAAAMFAYTVSHTLAYFHCCLSPVVHIFGAGKFRGRLRHQLSGFRRFSVRERTRTLSVHTGETPLSVSGQH, encoded by the coding sequence ATGGAGGAGTCCAACCAAACACTCCTCTCCGCGGATTCATATGAGAACTtgtcctactactactactacggtgACCCCATCCTGCTCGAAGAGCATGCACAGGACAGGTTCCATCGTCTCTTCCCCACCGTCTGCTACGGCCTGATCTTCTGCGTGAGCCTAGCGGGGAACGGCTTCCTCATGTGGATCCTAATGAAGCAGGAGGACCTGAGACGGACATCTAGCCAGCTGCTGCTGCACCTCACCGTGTCCGACCTGCTCTTCACGCTGCCTCTTCCCCTCTGGGCAGCGTACCTCAACGGCAGCCTGGTTATGAGCGAGGCCGTGTGCGTGCTCTTGAACGGCACATACTCTCTGGGCCTCTACAGTTACATGACGTTCCTGACCGCCATGACGGTGCATCGCTACTGGGCGGTCATTCACGCCGTCTCGGCGTCCACCTTCAGGCCTAACGTCTACCTGCTGAGCGGCGGCCTGTGGGTCTTCTGCTTGGCCTTCGCCGTGGCCGAGATGGTGTTCTCGGAGACGGTCGTGAACGACGACGACTCTGCAGAGTGCATCCAGACCTACGGATCGTACATGCCGGAGTACCTGGTGTACTACATGCAGATCCTCGTTTTCTTCCTACTGCCGTTCACCATCATCACCTTCTGCTACGGGCGCATGTGGTTTCGCATCCAGAGGTGCCGGATGGCGCAGAAGCGACAGGCGGTGAAGCTCATTCTCCTGATCGTGGTGGGCTTCTTCATCTGCTGGGCGCCGTAcaacatcttcctcctcatctactCGTTGAGCCTCCACGGTCTCATCCACGAGGTGGATCAACACAACGCCGCCGCCATGTTTGCCTACACCGTGTCCCACACGCTGGCCTACTTTCACTGCTGCCTCAGCCCCGTCGTCCACATCTTTGGCGCGGGAAAGTTCAGGGGGCGCCTGCGTCACCAGCTCTCTGGCTTCAGGCGGTTCTCTGTCAGGGAGAGGACCCGGACCCTCAGCGTCCACACCGGTGAGACGCCTCTCTCGGTCTCGGGCCAGCACTAG